In Octopus sinensis unplaced genomic scaffold, ASM634580v1 Contig10412, whole genome shotgun sequence, a genomic segment contains:
- the LOC115228425 gene encoding tigger transposable element-derived protein 4-like, translating to MVLDNCAAHPKDAGENLSNVKLYFIPPNTSACIQPCDMGIIKSLKHNYRLAFLQRVIAVIDSDDACLKSVVNSITLLDALHMLKMAWREVKIATIYNCFRKAGFHEKVGENMFSDIECDEITMDVANEDEECIGIMSDEEICLMSRDISCEDDEDDEDPIPVKTTSSEAMGACRLIRQFLTNSDLTSEMDMDNFYELEKSVLRLCQKTRQSKINDFFKHQATSNKSPQADFGSVLVNLTNNQFARTRVNREGLVNECLHHQHKTIEISFILYSSSLRILNNQMQNILTKHVVNGRL from the exons ATGGTCCTTGACAATTGTGCTGCGCATCCAAAAGATGCTGGAGAAAATCTATCAAAtgttaaattgtattttattccaCCAAACACATCCGCATGCATTCAGCCATGTGATATGGGGATCATAAAAAGTCTAAAGCACAACTACAGATTGGCATTTTTACAAAGAGTGATTGCCGTAATTGATTCAGACGATGCCTGTCTCAAATCTGTTGTGAATTCTATCACTCTTTTGGATGCGCTACACATGCTCAAAATGGCTTGGAGGGAAGtcaaaatagcaacaatttacaACTGTTTCCGTAAGGCTGGATTCCATGAGAAAGTGGGGGAAAATATGTTTAGTGACATTGAATGTGACGAAATAACGATGGATGTTGCTAATGAGGATGAAGAATGTATCGGAATCATGTCCGATGAAGAAATATGTTTAATGTCAAGAGATATTTCTTGTGAAGACGATGAGGACGATGAAGATCCCATACCCGTGAAAACAACCAGTTCGGAAGCTATGGGTGCATGCAGATTAATACGCCAGTTTCTTACTAACAGCGATTTAACAAGTGAAATGGATATGGACAACTTCTATGAACTAGAAAAAAGCGTCCTACGCCTTTGCCAGAAGACTAGACAGtccaaaattaatgatttttttaaac ATCAGGCGACTTCAAATAAATCTCCGCAAGCAGACTTTGGCTCTGTTTTGGTCAACTTGACAAATAACCAGTTTGCGAGAACTCGGGTAAACAGAGAAGGCCTCGTGAATGAGTGTCTTCATCACCAGCATAAAACTATCgaaatatcttttatcctttatagCAGCAGCCTGCGCATTCTGAATAACCAAATGCAAAATATTCTGACCAAACATGTCGTTAATGGACGCCTGTAA